The Lepeophtheirus salmonis chromosome 1, UVic_Lsal_1.4, whole genome shotgun sequence genome has a segment encoding these proteins:
- the lic gene encoding dual specificity mitogen-activated protein kinase kinase 3 — MRRKAPPKLSVAMPPPNETSAVTIPRDLDSRTTITIGDETFDIEADDLEGIGVLGRGAYGVVERMRHRQTGTILAVKRITVTVNRVETKRLLMDLDISMRTADCPYTVHFYGAMFREGDVWICMEVMDTSVDNFYIKAFRGSENPVAIPEDVLGKIASSVIQALHYLHSRLSVIHRDVKPSNILISRNGDVKMCDFGISGYLHNSLAKTIDAGCKPYMAPERIDPTGNLSNYDVRSDVWSFGISMIEISTGKFPYQTWSSPFDQLKQVVHDPPPTLPPNMFSSSYEDFIKKTLYKEVERRSNYTELMDHPFLKEHMKLNKNISEFVCEVLNKP; from the exons ATGCGAAGGAAAGCTCCTCCCAAGCTGTCTGTGGCTATGCCACCACCCAATGa GACTTCTGCCGTGACGATCCCAAGAGATCTGGACTCTCGTACCACCATTACCATTGGGGATGAGACGTTTGATATTGAGGCAGATGATTTGGAAGGGATTGGCGTTCTGGGGCGAGGGGCGTATGGAGTTGTGGAGAGAATGAGACATCGACAAACTGGGACCATTCTCGCTGTTAAA CGTATAACAGTGACCGTGAATCGAGTAGAAACAAAGAGATTACTAATGGATTTAGACATATCAATGAGAACAGCGGATTGTCCTTATACAGTTCATTTCTACGGTGCAATGTTTCGTGAAGGGGACGTTTGGATATGCATGGAAGTAATGGATACATCCGTGGATAACTTTTATATCAAAGCATTCAGAGGCTCTGAAAACCCTGTAGCAATCCCTGAGGATGTTTTAGGCAAAATTGCTTCTTCTGTCATTCAAGCTCTTCACTACCTTCATTCGCGTCTTTCCGTGATACATCGCGATGTGAAGCCCTCAAATATTCTAATCTCTAGGAACGGTGATGTTAAGATGTGCGATTTTGGTATTTCTGGTTATTTGCACAACTCTCTGGCAAAAACCATTGACGCAGGCTGTAAGCCATATATGGCACCGGAAAGGATCGATCCCACGGGTAATTTATCTAACTATGATGTAAGATCCGATGTATGGAGCTTTGGAATCTCCATGATTGAAATATCCACGGGTAAATTCCCTTACCAAACTTGGTCATCTCCTTTTGACCAATTAAAGCAAGTTGTGCACGATCCTCCACCCACTCTCCCACCTAATATGTTTTCTTCCAGCTATGAggatttcatcaaaaaaac ATTGTACAAAGAGGTGGAACGTCGTAGTAATTACACTGAACTTATGGATCATCCATTCCTCAAGGAACACATGAAACTAAATAAGAATATATCCGAATTTGTTTGTGAAGTTTTAAATAAACCCTAa
- the LOC121116169 gene encoding uncharacterized protein, which produces MILISLCILLLPAANMALRFTHDPIQMDKGVMEIGTKTKLTCNYVRFRTESIRHIAWRFEYNGVAGKFYDYHVATGAKNPTSYSFITIPEDGEINEKEIEIILNDFRAPEIKITCEVDALRDNGYGKLHHSTKEAHEVVTVVDTADWSIKISPEPEHKRRIERNDESLSFKCISKGARPPPALSFSIKGQNLSEFEELAVVRHSYESQDEIVVEGQLNKLTPDLFENGNLRLVIKCYAKYGDSVLGKSELEMIRANYMDESNEQPSYQRRGKDAAYDEDKVLEKRFLDVSDPARSVHPTMSYDSFDGYAILIADNLIPDNDYVTPHVTLLGELPPRVKNSLAERLYGRLNNLSPEKIMLKVEPAKILNMLGTMGYRVVSSTTSLSNTSNKLIWTLERRKPGNGYVRSDL; this is translated from the exons ATGATCCTAATATCCTTGTGTATTTTACTATTACCAGCAGCCAATATGGCTCTGAGATTCACTCATGATCCTATTCAAATGGATAAAGGAGTCATGGAAATTGGAACAAAAACCAAGCTAACATGTAATTATGTTAGATTTCGTACTGAGTCTATTCGTCATATTGCTTGGAGGTTTGAATATAACGGAGTCGCTGGAAAGTTTTATGATTATCATGTCGCCACGGGGGCTAAAAATCCGACTAGTTATTCATTTATTACCATTCCGGAGGATGGAGAAAtcaatgaaaaagaaatagaaattaTTCTAAATGATTTCCGTGCCCcagaaataaaaatcacatGTGAAGTAGACG CATTGCGAGATAATGGCTATGGTAAACTTCATCACAGCACCAAGGAGGCTCATGAAGTTGTTACTGTTGTAGACACTGCtgattggtccattaaaatatccCCGGAACCTGAACACAAAAGACGAATTGAGAGAAATGACGAATCTCTTTCATTCAAGTGTATCTCCAAGGGAGCTCGTCCTCCTCCAGCTTTAAGCTTTTCTATCAAGGGTCAAAACTTGTCAGAATTCGAAGAGTTGGCCGTTGTTCGTCATAGTTACGAATCTCAGGATGAGATTGTCGTTGAGGgacaattaaataaacttacaccagatttatttgaaaatggaaaTCTGCGGCTTGTCATTAAATGCTATGCTAAGTACGGTGATAGCGTGTTGGGGAAATCAGAGTTGGAAATGATCCGTGCAAACTACATGGATGAGTCTAATGAACAACCGAGCTATCAGCGCAGAGGTAAAGATGCTGCTTATGATGAAGATAAAGTATTAGAAAAAAGATTTCTAGATGTAAGTGACCCTGCTCGGAGTGTACATCCTACCATGTCTTATGATAGTTTTGATGGATATGCTATCTTGATTGCAGATAATTTGATTCCTGATAATGACTATGTAACACCTCATGTGACTCTTCTTGGAGAGTTACCTCCAAGAGTAAAGAACTCTTTAGCAGAAAGGCTCTACGGAAGACTTAACAATTTAAGCcctgaaaaaattatgttaaaagtGGAGCCTGCTAAGATACTGAACATGCTTGGTACCATGGGCTATAGAGTTGTTTCCTCGACAACTTCTCTATCAAACACATCCAATAAGCTCATTTGGACATTAGAGAGAAGAAAACCTGGAAATGGTTATGTTCGGAGTGATTTGTAG
- the LOC121116159 gene encoding salivary protein Tsal1 — MLMMIIILISCFTGCPGGALRFNKQRETRVSTKCNPIADNNNNKNSTTTLVIHDYIDPESGEEKRIELSPNDTSWKTLTCTRKIRESTKTRLQPCGPISYSNVMIDIGWTSDTNFTTQLSVCHNIADETTWFSNHTIQGSLSSFGTFEKDDSRPSYFKEGSQFFTKSSASTSYKLRTQKDKFIKIFGAQNDFFSIRRSFYLARGHLTPDGDFDLIHNSLADATYHYINVAPMWQSINNGNWKVLEGSIRLYVSLLSEDFVVYTGTYGVLKLPNKNGVKIPIYLGEDELIPVPKLIWKILFNPRREEAIVFIGSNNPFLEQIETVCPDLCEDTHWNDFLEHRRFEVSKGYLYCCSYHSVKKVISWLPDLGNPFILQNRVS; from the coding sequence ATGTTAATGATGATAATTATACTGATCTCATGTTTTACAGGTTGTCCTGGAGGGGCACTTCGATTCAATAAACAACGTGAAACTCGGGTCTCAACCAAATGTAACCCAATAGcagataataataacaataaaaattcgACTACAACTCTTGTTATCCATGATTATATCGATCCTGAAAGTGGAGAGGAAAAAAGGATAGAATTATCGCCTAACGATACATCTTGGAAAACTTTGACATGTACAAGAAAAATTCGTGAAAGTACAAAGACACGTCTTCAGCCATGTGGCCCTATATCCTATTCCAATGTAATGATTGATATTGGATGGACCTCAGATACAAATTTTACTACTCAACTTTCTGTATGCCATAATATAGCGGATGAAACCACATGGTTTTCCAATCATACCATTCAAGGTTCTCTTTCATCTTTTGGGACTTTTGAGAAGGATGACTCTCGTCCCTCATATTTTAAAGAGGGCTCCCAATTTTTCACTAAGAGCTCAGCCTCAACATCGTACAAACTTCGAactcaaaaagataaatttattaaaatatttggagctcaaaatgattttttttctatacgaAGATCATTTTATTTAGCAAGAGGACATTTAACTCCTGATGGagattttgatttgattcataACTCTCTTGCTGATGCTACGTATCACTATATAAATGTCGCCCCAATGTGGCAATCTATCAATAATGGTAATTGGAAGGTCCTTGAGGGGTCTATTAGACTTTATGTTAGTTTATTATCCGAGGATTTCGTCGTGTATACTGGAACATATGGAGTATTAAAATTACCCAATAAAAATGGTGTAAAGATTCCAATTTACTTAGGGGAAGATGAACTTATTCCGGTCCctaaattaatttggaaaatactgtTTAATCCAAGGAGGGAGGAGGCAATTGTTTTTATAGGATCTAATAATCCGTTCCTTGAACAGATTGAAACGGTATGTCCTGACCTATGTGAAGATACTCATTGGAATGATTTTTTGGAGCATAGGCGTTTTGAAGTCTCAAAAGGCTATTTGTATTGTTGTTCCTATCATTcagttaaaaaagtaattagttGGCTTCCTGATTTAGGCAATCCCTTCATCTTACAGAACAGAGTATCCtag
- the GlcAT-I gene encoding galactosylgalactosylxylosylprotein 3-beta-glucuronosyltransferase I gives MFFFQMNNNNTFLNFVNYFKCYSRLRFFQIRHRKTILVIALLLFTISIFWESIHFNSTEWSTGGKFKSLRLYQDEMLLLQAHIGYLRKKLANAGVNVNLNDPDIPTIYVITPTYGRPEQLAELTRLCHTFLLVPNLHWILVEDAKIPTTLVTNFLNNCGVSYTQLYVLTPEQAKLKDMDPHWSKPRGVIQRNEGIQYLRNLFAKNNQEDLKGVVYFGDDDNTYSLELFSTMRDTKTVSVWPVALVGGLLVEKPRVDNGKVVGWDVAWSPYRAFATDMAGFAVNLQLLLRKPRAKFSYRVKIGQLESEFIKHLIPDISHLEPKSHKKIQVWHTRAKKANLEQEVKLKINLLPPSDANFVM, from the coding sequence atgttttttttccagATGAATAACAACAACACGTTTTTGAACtttgtaaattatttcaaatgctATTCACGACTTCGGTTCTTTCAAATCCGTCATAGGAAGACGATATTGGTCATTGCCTTATTACTTTTCACCATCTCAATATTTTGGGAAAGCATACACTTCAATAGCACTGAATGGTCTACAGGTGGAAAGTTCAAATCACTAAGACTCTATCAAGATGAAATGCTGTTACTTCAAGCCCATATTGGGTATCTACGAAAGAAATTAGCCAATGCTGGTGTTAATGTAAATCTAAATGATCCAGATATACCCACTATTTACGTAATTACTCCGACTTATGGAAGACCTGAACAGCTTGCGGAATTAACACGTCTATGTCACACCTTTCTATTAGTGCCTAATTTACACTGGATTCTTGTTGAGGATGCTAAGATACCCACCACATTGGTGacaaattttcttaataattgtgGAGTATCTTATACTCAATTGTATGTTCTAACACCTGAGCAAGCAAAGTTAAAAGATATGGATCCTCATTGGAGTAAACCAAGAGGAGTTATACAACGAAATGAAGGCATTCAATATCTAAGAAATCTGTTTGCTAAAAATAATCAAGAGGACCTTAAAGGTGTTGTCTACTTTGGAGATGATGACAACACATACTCTCTTGAACTTTTTTCTACAATGAGAGATACTAAAACCGTTTCTGTATGGCCGGTTGCACTTGTTGGAGGACTTCTTGTGGAAAAACCACGAGTAGATAATGGGAAGGTTGTTGGATGGGATGTCGCTTGGTCTCCTTATCGAGCATTTGCAACGGATATGGCAGGGTTCGCTGTAAATTTGCAATTGCTGCTAAGAAAACCACGAGCTAAATTTAGCTATAGAGTGAAAATAGGACAGTTAGAGTCAGAATTTATAAAGCATCTCATACCAGATATTTCACATTTGGAACCAaagtctcataaaaaaatacaggtaTGGCACACAAGAGCGAAGAAAGCTAACTTGGAGCAagaagtcaaattaaaaatcaatctcCTTCCACCCTCAGATGCCAATTTTGTGATGTGA